A window of the Aeromicrobium phoceense genome harbors these coding sequences:
- a CDS encoding DUF485 domain-containing protein, which yields MSNPTESDSAPGPTDRESAYIAVLASPEFQELKRKHRNWVLPATAAALVFYFVYVFASTYAVDFMSQKVFGNINVGLIFGLLQFVATFAVTMAYVRYADRELDPRSSKIRAEMEAEGLA from the coding sequence GTGAGCAATCCGACCGAATCCGACTCGGCCCCCGGGCCGACCGACCGGGAGTCGGCGTACATCGCCGTCCTCGCGTCGCCTGAGTTCCAAGAGCTGAAGCGCAAGCACCGCAACTGGGTGCTTCCCGCGACCGCTGCCGCCCTCGTCTTCTACTTCGTCTACGTCTTCGCCTCGACGTACGCCGTGGACTTCATGAGCCAGAAGGTGTTCGGGAACATCAACGTCGGTCTCATCTTCGGGCTGCTGCAGTTCGTCGCCACGTTCGCCGTGACGATGGCCTACGTCCGCTACGCCGACCGTGAGCTGGACCCGCGCTCGTCGAAGATCCGTGCCGAGATGGAAGCCGAGGGCCTCGCATGA
- the recC gene encoding exodeoxyribonuclease V subunit gamma: MSFHLHRAERTDVLADGLATLLAEPTDDPFATELVVVAALGTERWLSQRLSHRLGASPGGGDGVTAGVRFARPHSIVAELVGEDEQDPWRPDALVWRVLEVIEAGLDEPWLAAVARHLGQGRAGLERELRRDRRLGVARSLAARLHAYARQRPAMTEAWSAGRDEDGTGAPLPDDVRWQAEVWRRVRARLQAPSPDERIGATIAALAGSAGAGDLPPRVNLFGHNPLPLGELQVLAALAEHRDVHLWLPHPSPAAWDRLTDAAGIVPREADDTAQLLHNPLLAALGRDVRELQRSLAAVAPGATVHPALTVERPGTLLGRIQADVAADRPGSAGPAPAPGDRSVQVHACHGRARQVDVLRDVVVGLLQDDPSLEPRDVLVMVPDIESYAPLFHAAFGQAEILGDTPHHPGHRLRVMLADRAASRTNSLLGLTVAVLELARRGRATNAEVLDLLGAEPVRHRFDLDDDAIERIAGWVESSGVRWGFDGPHRQRFGLRVEQNTWRTGLDRLVAGVAATEDPARLVAEVLPLDDVPSGDVDLAGRLVTFLDGLERAVDAFAGSATMAQWSARIDAMLTDLADVPLRDAWQRQQVDRELERLDDDTTVLRPGEVLTMVRERWAGRPSRANFRTGSLTVCTMVPMRSVPHRVVCLVGLDDGTFPRATHVDGDDALARRPLTGERDARAEDRQLLLDAVMSATETLVVTYTGADEHRGQARPPAVPLGELLDQVRRTAGDVDVVTHHPLQPFDPRNLRPGAVTGDPRPFSFDPAALAGARASLRPRLEPAPFLPDPLPAPPRDDLALADLIAFVQNPVRGFWRQRLDVLLRGEEQLLDEDLPITLDGLERWRIGQRLLDDAVRGVAPADAWSAVWRAGMMPPGRLGEAVGNDVGTRVATLVGGTTALRAGDAESVDIDVALPDGRRLTGTVEGVHEDRLVTVSYSTVHGRHRLRDWVRLLALGLQRPEVPWVAHLAGKVGRGTAQVVTRSPASRDEALGLLADLVDLRDDGLQRPLPLPVELARLFAFQQRARGPQAAARIAAREWQREAKAFGPPADRDAEEVVRVWGPKAPFEALVAGGFTTLAARLWDGALDHQQEAQL, from the coding sequence ATGAGCTTCCACCTGCACCGCGCCGAGCGCACCGACGTGCTGGCCGACGGACTGGCCACCCTGCTGGCCGAGCCCACGGACGATCCGTTCGCCACCGAGCTCGTCGTGGTCGCGGCGCTCGGCACCGAGCGGTGGCTGTCCCAGCGCCTGAGCCACCGGCTGGGCGCGTCACCCGGTGGCGGCGACGGGGTCACCGCGGGCGTACGGTTCGCGCGGCCGCACTCGATCGTCGCCGAGCTCGTGGGCGAGGACGAGCAGGACCCGTGGCGGCCCGACGCGCTGGTGTGGCGGGTGCTCGAGGTGATCGAGGCGGGCCTCGACGAGCCGTGGCTCGCCGCGGTCGCGCGGCACCTCGGCCAGGGTCGGGCCGGGCTCGAGCGTGAGCTGCGCCGCGATCGCCGGTTGGGGGTCGCCCGCTCGCTCGCCGCGCGCCTGCACGCCTACGCGCGCCAGCGTCCAGCGATGACCGAGGCCTGGTCGGCCGGGCGCGACGAGGACGGCACCGGCGCGCCCCTGCCGGACGACGTGCGCTGGCAGGCCGAGGTGTGGCGCCGCGTGCGGGCCCGGCTCCAGGCGCCCTCGCCCGACGAGCGCATCGGTGCCACGATCGCCGCGCTGGCCGGCTCGGCGGGCGCGGGCGACCTGCCCCCCCGGGTGAACCTCTTCGGCCACAACCCGCTCCCCCTGGGCGAGCTGCAGGTGCTGGCGGCGCTGGCCGAGCACCGCGACGTACACCTGTGGCTGCCACATCCCTCCCCCGCCGCGTGGGACCGCCTCACCGACGCCGCCGGCATCGTCCCGCGCGAGGCCGACGACACGGCCCAGCTGCTGCACAACCCGCTGCTGGCCGCCCTCGGCCGCGACGTCCGTGAGCTCCAGCGGTCCCTGGCAGCGGTGGCACCGGGGGCCACCGTGCACCCCGCCCTGACCGTGGAGCGGCCGGGCACACTGCTGGGCCGCATCCAGGCCGACGTGGCGGCGGACCGACCCGGCTCGGCCGGCCCCGCTCCCGCACCCGGCGACCGCAGCGTCCAGGTGCACGCCTGCCACGGTCGCGCGCGCCAGGTCGACGTGCTCCGCGACGTCGTCGTGGGGCTGCTCCAGGACGATCCCTCGCTCGAGCCGCGCGACGTGCTCGTGATGGTCCCCGACATCGAGTCGTACGCGCCGTTGTTCCACGCGGCGTTCGGCCAGGCCGAGATCCTCGGCGACACGCCCCACCACCCCGGGCACCGGCTCCGGGTCATGCTCGCCGACCGCGCCGCGTCGCGCACCAATTCCCTCCTCGGCCTCACGGTCGCGGTGCTCGAGCTGGCCCGGCGCGGGCGCGCCACCAACGCCGAGGTGCTCGACCTGCTCGGCGCCGAGCCGGTCCGGCACCGCTTCGACCTCGACGACGACGCCATCGAGCGCATCGCCGGGTGGGTCGAGTCCAGCGGGGTCCGCTGGGGCTTCGACGGACCCCACCGCCAGCGGTTCGGCCTGCGGGTCGAGCAGAACACGTGGCGCACGGGCCTCGACCGCCTCGTCGCCGGGGTGGCCGCCACCGAGGACCCGGCCCGCCTCGTCGCCGAGGTGCTGCCGCTCGACGACGTGCCCAGCGGCGACGTCGACCTGGCCGGCCGCCTCGTCACGTTCCTCGACGGACTCGAGCGCGCCGTCGACGCGTTCGCCGGGAGCGCCACGATGGCGCAGTGGTCCGCGCGGATCGACGCCATGCTCACCGACCTCGCCGACGTCCCGTTGCGCGACGCCTGGCAGCGCCAGCAGGTCGACCGCGAGCTCGAGCGCCTCGACGACGACACCACGGTCCTGCGCCCCGGGGAGGTCCTCACGATGGTGCGCGAGCGCTGGGCGGGGCGCCCCTCGCGGGCGAACTTCCGCACGGGCAGCCTCACGGTCTGCACGATGGTGCCGATGCGCTCGGTGCCGCACCGGGTGGTGTGCCTCGTCGGCCTCGACGACGGCACCTTCCCGCGTGCCACCCACGTCGACGGCGACGACGCACTGGCCCGCCGGCCGCTCACCGGCGAGCGCGACGCGCGCGCCGAGGACCGCCAGCTCCTGCTCGACGCGGTGATGTCGGCCACCGAGACGCTCGTCGTCACCTACACCGGCGCCGACGAGCACCGCGGCCAGGCGCGCCCGCCGGCCGTCCCGCTCGGCGAGCTGCTCGACCAGGTCCGCCGCACCGCCGGCGACGTCGACGTGGTCACCCATCACCCGCTGCAGCCGTTCGACCCGCGCAACCTGCGTCCGGGTGCGGTCACCGGCGATCCACGGCCCTTCAGCTTCGATCCCGCCGCCCTGGCCGGGGCCCGCGCCAGCCTGCGGCCGCGGCTGGAGCCCGCGCCCTTCCTGCCCGATCCGCTGCCGGCCCCGCCGCGCGACGACCTCGCGCTGGCCGACCTCATCGCCTTCGTGCAGAACCCGGTGCGCGGGTTCTGGCGCCAGCGGCTCGACGTCCTCCTGCGCGGCGAGGAGCAGCTCCTCGACGAGGACCTGCCGATCACGCTCGACGGGCTCGAGCGCTGGCGGATCGGGCAGCGCCTCCTCGACGACGCGGTCCGCGGCGTGGCGCCCGCCGACGCGTGGTCGGCGGTCTGGCGCGCCGGGATGATGCCGCCCGGCCGCCTCGGCGAGGCCGTCGGCAACGATGTCGGCACGCGCGTCGCCACGCTGGTGGGCGGCACCACGGCGCTGCGCGCGGGCGATGCGGAGTCCGTCGACATCGACGTCGCCCTGCCCGACGGCCGCCGCCTCACCGGCACGGTCGAGGGCGTGCACGAGGACCGTCTCGTCACCGTCTCCTACTCCACCGTCCACGGCCGCCACCGGCTGCGCGACTGGGTGCGGCTGCTGGCGCTGGGCCTCCAGCGACCCGAGGTCCCCTGGGTCGCCCACCTCGCCGGCAAGGTCGGGCGCGGCACCGCCCAGGTCGTCACGCGCTCCCCCGCCAGCCGCGACGAGGCCCTCGGCCTGCTCGCCGACCTCGTCGACCTGCGCGACGACGGCCTGCAGCGTCCGCTGCCGCTGCCCGTGGAGCTCGCCCGCCTGTTCGCGTTCCAGCAGCGGGCGCGAGGCCCCCAGGCCGCGGCTCGCATCGCCGCCCGAGAGTGGCAGCGCGAGGCCAAGGCGTTCGGACCGCCCGCCGACCGCGACGCCGAGGAGGTCGTGCGCGTCTGGGGACCCAAGGCCCCGTTCGAGGCCCTCGTCGCCGGCGGGTTCACCACGCTGGCCGCCCGGCTCTGGGACGGCGCGCTCGACCACCAGCAGGAGGCACAGCTGTGA
- a CDS encoding 5-methylcytosine restriction system specificity protein McrC produces the protein MTGQTLLEGGPAQPFAGTAADLDELRLRSTELATRLGLAEEPFVIDDAAGTIQVRGVAGFVALGDSTIEIMPHVLRHDPGWRVSMLTMLTTVHHLEWVPRVDRGSRHAGLSDLLGMIVAGAMGRASSEGVPRTYVERTAVTPSIRGQVDAGRMWRRVVDPYSVDCRFSEFVADGPVTSALKWACAELAGAVQQPWLESELRAYADLFPEASRDLPPPSVMDGLQLTPQFGFLSEALDVARMLSMGPQNGTSGRADGPTRAFLWSTEKLFGDFVQEVAERAAKGAGFTAYRGSRARRLNDVNAAEGAVDTVVQSDSELVAVTVCAREYTEDLADELSIGLIAAGRELGASDIAIVFPASMGLRPGTQLRVREPGGPSMLHLLTVDPSGLGEHGGMARALNEFELDLSMVLTIAQRRPVGSRRLGGTA, from the coding sequence ATGACCGGACAGACCCTGCTCGAGGGCGGACCCGCCCAGCCGTTCGCGGGCACCGCGGCCGACCTCGACGAGCTGCGGCTGCGATCGACCGAGCTGGCCACGCGCCTCGGCCTGGCCGAGGAGCCGTTCGTCATCGACGACGCGGCCGGCACGATCCAGGTCCGCGGCGTGGCGGGCTTCGTCGCCCTCGGCGACTCGACGATCGAGATCATGCCCCACGTCCTGCGTCACGACCCGGGCTGGCGCGTCTCCATGCTGACGATGCTGACCACGGTCCATCACCTCGAGTGGGTGCCCCGGGTCGATCGCGGCTCGCGCCACGCGGGCCTGTCGGACCTGCTCGGCATGATCGTGGCCGGCGCCATGGGTCGCGCGTCGTCCGAGGGGGTGCCGCGCACCTACGTCGAGCGCACCGCCGTCACGCCCTCGATCCGCGGTCAGGTCGACGCCGGCCGGATGTGGCGCCGCGTCGTGGACCCCTACAGCGTCGACTGCCGTTTCTCCGAGTTCGTCGCCGACGGCCCGGTCACCTCCGCACTCAAGTGGGCGTGCGCCGAGCTGGCCGGTGCCGTGCAGCAGCCGTGGCTCGAGTCCGAGCTGCGCGCGTACGCCGACCTCTTCCCCGAGGCGTCGCGCGACCTGCCGCCGCCGTCGGTCATGGACGGGCTCCAGCTCACGCCGCAGTTCGGCTTCCTCAGCGAGGCGCTCGACGTCGCGCGCATGCTCTCGATGGGCCCGCAGAACGGCACCAGCGGCCGGGCCGACGGTCCCACCCGCGCCTTCCTGTGGAGCACCGAGAAGCTGTTCGGGGACTTCGTCCAGGAGGTGGCCGAGCGGGCCGCCAAGGGCGCCGGCTTCACCGCCTACCGCGGTTCGCGGGCCCGGCGGCTGAACGACGTGAACGCCGCGGAGGGCGCGGTCGACACGGTGGTGCAGTCCGACTCCGAGCTCGTGGCCGTCACGGTCTGCGCCCGGGAGTACACCGAGGACCTGGCCGACGAGCTGTCCATCGGCCTCATCGCGGCCGGCCGCGAGCTCGGCGCCTCCGACATCGCGATCGTCTTCCCGGCCAGCATGGGCCTGCGGCCCGGCACCCAGCTGCGCGTGCGCGAGCCCGGAGGCCCGTCGATGCTGCACCTGCTCACCGTGGACCCCTCGGGGCTGGGGGAGCACGGCGGCATGGCGCGCGCCCTCAACGAGTTCGAGCTCGACCTGTCGATGGTGCTCACGATCGCGCAGCGCCGCCCCGTGGGGTCCCGCCGCCTCGGCGGCACCGCCTGA
- a CDS encoding cation acetate symporter has translation MITSSLASLAQATETEQVGNTALNIAIFAAFVVLTLVFVIRASRTNKSTSQMYTAGASFTGRQNGFAISGDYLSAASFLGIAGAIALTGYDGFLYSIGFLVAWVIALLLVAELLRNTGRFTMADVLSFRMQERPVRTAAAVSTLVVSFFYLLAQMAGAGGLVALLLNINDSFGQALVIAGVGALMIVYVLVGGMKGTTYVQIIKAILLIGAALLMTVWVLAQYGFNFSDLLGDGAAAGAALEPGKKYGIDDISKIDFISLSIALVLGTAGLPHILMRFYTVPTAKEARKSVVWAIWLIGLFYLFTLTLGYGAAALVGPERIAAAPGAANSAAPLLAYELGGTLLLGIVSAVAFATILAVVAGLTITASASFAHDIYANVIHRGNAPDGQEVKVARIAAIVIGIVAIFGGIAANGQNIAFLVALAFAVAASANLPTILYSLFWKRFNTRGCLWSIYGGLIITVGLIIFSPAVSGSETAMFPDQDWSWFPLANPGLVSIPASFLLGILGTLTSKEHLEYKAAEMEVRALTGAGAEGKALDH, from the coding sequence ATGATCACCTCCTCCCTGGCCTCGCTCGCGCAGGCCACCGAGACGGAGCAGGTCGGCAACACCGCCCTGAACATCGCCATCTTCGCGGCGTTCGTCGTGCTGACCCTGGTGTTCGTCATCCGGGCCAGCCGCACCAACAAGAGCACCTCGCAGATGTACACCGCCGGCGCGTCCTTCACGGGGCGTCAGAACGGCTTCGCCATCTCGGGCGACTACCTCTCGGCGGCCTCGTTCCTGGGCATCGCCGGCGCCATCGCCCTGACCGGCTACGACGGATTCCTCTACAGCATCGGCTTCCTCGTCGCGTGGGTCATCGCCCTGCTGCTGGTGGCGGAGCTGCTGCGCAACACCGGCCGCTTCACGATGGCCGACGTGCTGAGCTTCCGGATGCAGGAGCGGCCCGTCCGCACCGCCGCCGCGGTGTCGACGCTGGTCGTCTCCTTCTTCTACCTGCTCGCCCAGATGGCCGGCGCCGGTGGCCTCGTGGCCCTGCTGCTGAACATCAACGACTCCTTCGGTCAGGCCCTCGTCATCGCCGGCGTCGGCGCGCTGATGATCGTCTACGTCCTCGTGGGCGGCATGAAGGGCACCACCTACGTGCAGATCATCAAGGCGATCCTGCTGATCGGCGCCGCGCTGCTGATGACCGTGTGGGTCCTGGCGCAATACGGCTTCAACTTCTCCGACCTGCTCGGTGACGGCGCCGCCGCCGGTGCCGCTCTGGAGCCGGGCAAGAAGTACGGCATCGACGACATCAGCAAGATCGACTTCATCTCGCTGTCGATCGCCCTGGTGCTCGGCACCGCGGGCCTGCCGCACATCCTGATGCGCTTCTACACGGTGCCGACGGCCAAGGAGGCCCGCAAGTCCGTGGTCTGGGCGATCTGGCTGATCGGCCTGTTCTACCTGTTCACCCTGACCCTGGGCTACGGCGCCGCGGCGCTGGTCGGCCCCGAGCGGATCGCGGCGGCACCCGGCGCGGCCAACTCGGCGGCACCGTTGCTGGCCTACGAGCTGGGCGGCACCCTGCTGCTGGGCATCGTGTCGGCGGTGGCGTTCGCGACGATCCTCGCGGTGGTCGCCGGTCTGACCATCACGGCGTCGGCCTCGTTCGCGCACGACATCTACGCGAACGTGATCCACCGTGGCAACGCGCCGGACGGCCAGGAGGTGAAGGTCGCCCGCATCGCGGCCATCGTGATCGGCATCGTGGCGATCTTCGGCGGCATCGCGGCCAACGGCCAGAACATCGCCTTCCTGGTGGCGCTGGCGTTCGCGGTGGCGGCCTCGGCCAACCTGCCGACGATCCTCTACTCGCTGTTCTGGAAGCGGTTCAACACCCGTGGCTGCCTCTGGAGCATCTACGGCGGCCTGATCATCACCGTCGGGCTGATCATCTTCAGCCCCGCGGTGTCGGGCTCGGAGACCGCGATGTTCCCCGACCAGGACTGGTCGTGGTTCCCGCTGGCCAACCCCGGCCTGGTCTCGATCCCGGCCTCGTTCCTGCTCGGCATCCTGGGCACGCTCACCAGCAAGGAGCACCTGGAGTACAAGGCCGCCGAGATGGAGGTCCGCGCCCTCACCGGTGCGGGCGCGGAGGGCAAGGCGCTCGACCACTGA
- a CDS encoding AAA family ATPase → MKVERIWWREIGAEDYYTMEKSSRGLRGRTTLEIRQIPDLMEFVGLDRNVSPEAWQDVRIVPRVVGDPDVSAPLVFKAHRRHGVYELHAQNRNDERHERHPAWLPLHGWPDLRIPTSVEDAKAVLAELGGLHVYVARTQSGQYFAGHTTGASLPAGWPSSCQPLFTGSESGVITVGSGSVQTLTPLARKILEAFRDRKSVLVYGPPATGKTHAVAQVRQILDDAWTGGEAVEIDPHRIDQPFTSGFEASPIAPPVITDWVTFHQDYGYEDFVVGLRPTGEGIRLAPFAGRLLDLAIRLDRQGRGSALLVIDEINRGNVPKILGDFMTFMDTSYRRGRDGDSRSAIPVNLPKVQRSPTGDPVTEPIWMISGDSYMLPQPWTFPYDVNILATMNSVDRAVAPLDSAIGRRFERIDAYADLDFLAQHLGVSIEIATAPDIDAEHWTPQAAAVALLGYLNDEITERLGQDYELGHLYLWNIASWEDLQRVWDHDIWPQIRDRFGARPDQLADLLRVNSRNAPPNYPFRTRTLTGRALAVDSLMGQSHEDTAIALDFLVRG, encoded by the coding sequence ATGAAGGTGGAGCGCATCTGGTGGCGCGAGATCGGCGCCGAGGACTACTACACGATGGAGAAGTCCTCGCGTGGTCTCCGCGGCCGGACGACCTTGGAGATCCGCCAGATCCCCGACCTCATGGAGTTCGTCGGCCTGGACCGTAACGTCTCCCCGGAGGCGTGGCAGGACGTGCGCATCGTCCCGCGCGTCGTCGGCGACCCCGACGTGTCGGCACCGCTCGTGTTCAAGGCCCACCGCCGGCACGGCGTGTACGAGCTCCACGCCCAGAACCGCAACGACGAGCGCCATGAGCGCCACCCCGCCTGGCTGCCCCTCCACGGCTGGCCGGACCTGCGCATCCCCACCTCGGTCGAGGACGCCAAGGCGGTCCTGGCCGAGCTCGGCGGGCTGCACGTCTACGTCGCGCGCACCCAGTCGGGCCAGTACTTCGCGGGGCACACGACCGGAGCCTCCCTGCCCGCCGGCTGGCCGTCCTCCTGCCAGCCGCTGTTCACCGGCTCGGAGTCGGGCGTCATCACCGTCGGCAGCGGATCGGTGCAGACGCTGACGCCGCTCGCGCGCAAGATCCTCGAGGCCTTTCGCGACCGCAAGAGCGTGCTCGTCTACGGCCCGCCCGCCACCGGCAAGACCCACGCCGTGGCCCAGGTCCGCCAGATCCTCGACGACGCGTGGACCGGCGGCGAGGCCGTCGAGATCGACCCGCACCGCATCGACCAGCCCTTCACGTCGGGGTTCGAGGCCTCGCCGATCGCGCCCCCGGTCATCACCGACTGGGTCACCTTCCACCAGGACTACGGCTACGAGGACTTCGTCGTCGGCCTGCGCCCCACCGGCGAGGGCATCCGCCTGGCTCCGTTCGCGGGCCGCCTGCTCGACCTCGCGATCCGCCTCGACCGCCAGGGCCGCGGCTCGGCGCTGCTGGTGATCGATGAGATCAACCGCGGCAACGTGCCGAAGATCCTCGGCGACTTCATGACCTTCATGGACACGTCCTACCGGCGCGGTCGCGACGGCGACTCCCGCTCGGCGATCCCGGTGAACCTGCCGAAGGTGCAGCGCAGCCCCACCGGCGACCCGGTGACCGAGCCGATCTGGATGATCTCGGGCGACTCGTACATGCTGCCGCAGCCGTGGACGTTCCCGTACGACGTGAACATCCTGGCCACGATGAACTCGGTGGACCGGGCGGTCGCCCCGCTCGACTCGGCGATCGGCCGACGCTTCGAGCGCATCGACGCCTACGCCGACCTGGACTTCCTGGCCCAGCACCTCGGGGTCAGCATCGAGATCGCCACCGCGCCGGACATCGACGCGGAGCACTGGACGCCCCAGGCGGCCGCCGTGGCGCTGCTGGGCTACCTCAACGACGAGATCACCGAGCGCCTCGGGCAGGACTACGAGCTCGGGCACCTCTACCTGTGGAACATCGCGAGCTGGGAGGACCTCCAGCGCGTGTGGGACCACGACATCTGGCCGCAGATCCGGGACCGCTTCGGCGCTCGCCCCGACCAGCTGGCCGACCTGTTGCGCGTGAACTCGCGCAATGCTCCGCCGAACTACCCCTTCCGTACGCGGACGCTGACGGGCCGTGCCCTGGCCGTCGACTCCTTGATGGGCCAGTCCCACGAGGACACCGCGATCGCTCTCGACTTCCTGGTGCGTGGATGA